A portion of the Acidisarcina polymorpha genome contains these proteins:
- a CDS encoding type II toxin-antitoxin system HicB family antitoxin produces MKREYLVVYEKGPENWSAFSPDIAGCGSLGDSIEETRSNMREAIELYLHECMKAGERLPDAAATGVDFEEFDPGHETKQYVVEWLDVTLPERNQELAAAS; encoded by the coding sequence ATGAAGCGCGAATATCTGGTCGTTTACGAAAAGGGCCCCGAGAACTGGAGCGCCTTCTCTCCAGACATCGCCGGCTGCGGTTCGCTGGGTGACTCGATCGAGGAAACCCGCTCGAATATGCGCGAAGCAATCGAACTTTACCTGCACGAATGTATGAAAGCTGGAGAACGCCTTCCCGATGCGGCCGCGACCGGAGTTGATTTTGAAGAGTTCGATCCCGGCCACGAGACGAAGCAATATGTAGTCGAATGGCTGGATGTGACGTTGCCCGAGCGCAATCAAGAATTGGCCGCAGCCAGCTAA
- the nuoG gene encoding NADH-quinone oxidoreductase subunit NuoG yields MPDVSFTVDGKKLTAPAGTLLIDACRTAGIEIPAFCYYPGLSLQAACRMCVVRLEKVPKLQTACTTPVAEGMIVYSETDEIKQARKATIELLLGNHPLDCPVCDAGGECELQDMTFKYGAAESFYTEVKQHREEQQWSPVVFFDRPRCILCYRCVRVCGEGMDVWALGVQNRGVTSVIAPNGGDHLECEECGMCIDICPVGALTSGTYRYKTRPWEMNHVATVCTHCGDGCKTTLGVRRADEGMEIVRGDNRDKSGINGDFLCIKGRYAFDFANHKDRLTKPLVRQPDGKFAEVSWESALDYAGKKLREVRDTRGGQAIGVIGSNRTTNEENYLLQKFARTVLGTNNIDHHRTADYAGFAKALGTNAGLAASLADVGKAPAILVIGNDPTEQHPMLAWSLRENVRHNRARIYLVNHEEIKLRRQAKGFLEVPADGYAAAINFLGGDDGAIAEDDSAKAFREGLRGEKELLIVFGSEFRGRDIEALVKFGLGLPNVKFACLGDYVNSRGAADMGLLPDFLPGYVPVEAGGPFTEEYRSSGSGLLAAPGMDLVEMFDAAGRGELAALYVVGSNPVSRYGVDAAALKNTFLIVQDMFLTETALLADVVLPVANLYEKSGTVTNTYGDLQLVKKAADRAGVRTDFELIVRLADRAGVNPRSLVPFGSGVRADMGQSRGAQSGEADRHSVWLAANHLEPKLSPFDPFAILDEIQRLVPAYATSRLELLAGNATHSDAPLVQIENAGASATERRDLVLPSRDTLFTSGTLGRYSNMLGAVVESHTRPQVAEAAD; encoded by the coding sequence ATGCCAGATGTAAGTTTCACAGTCGATGGGAAGAAGCTCACCGCGCCGGCAGGGACGCTGTTGATTGATGCCTGCCGGACGGCGGGGATCGAGATTCCCGCGTTTTGTTATTACCCAGGCCTTTCGCTCCAGGCCGCGTGCCGGATGTGCGTGGTGCGTCTGGAGAAGGTGCCGAAGCTCCAAACCGCGTGCACCACTCCGGTGGCCGAGGGCATGATCGTCTACTCCGAAACCGACGAGATCAAGCAGGCGCGGAAGGCGACGATTGAGCTGCTGTTGGGGAACCATCCCCTCGACTGCCCGGTCTGCGATGCCGGCGGCGAGTGCGAATTGCAGGACATGACGTTTAAGTATGGGGCGGCGGAGTCGTTCTATACCGAGGTCAAGCAGCACCGCGAAGAACAGCAGTGGTCGCCAGTAGTCTTCTTCGATCGGCCGCGCTGCATTCTCTGCTACCGCTGCGTCCGCGTTTGCGGCGAAGGCATGGATGTCTGGGCGCTGGGTGTGCAGAACCGGGGCGTCACCTCGGTGATCGCTCCCAATGGCGGCGACCATCTGGAATGTGAAGAATGCGGCATGTGCATCGACATCTGCCCGGTGGGCGCCCTGACCTCGGGCACCTATCGCTACAAGACGCGGCCGTGGGAGATGAACCACGTGGCCACCGTCTGCACCCACTGCGGCGATGGCTGCAAGACGACCCTCGGCGTGCGCCGGGCGGATGAAGGCATGGAGATTGTCCGCGGCGACAACCGCGACAAGAGTGGGATCAACGGCGACTTCCTGTGCATCAAGGGGCGCTACGCCTTCGATTTTGCCAACCACAAAGACCGCTTGACGAAGCCGCTGGTTCGTCAGCCGGATGGCAAGTTTGCCGAGGTCAGCTGGGAGTCGGCGCTCGATTACGCGGGCAAGAAACTGCGCGAGGTGCGCGACACTCGCGGCGGTCAAGCAATCGGCGTCATCGGTTCGAACCGGACGACGAATGAAGAGAATTACCTGCTGCAGAAGTTCGCGCGGACGGTGCTCGGCACCAACAACATCGATCACCACCGGACGGCCGACTACGCGGGCTTTGCCAAGGCTCTGGGCACGAATGCCGGACTGGCGGCTTCGCTGGCCGATGTCGGAAAGGCGCCGGCGATCCTGGTGATCGGCAACGATCCGACAGAACAGCACCCGATGCTGGCGTGGAGTTTGCGCGAGAATGTTCGCCATAACCGCGCCCGGATTTATCTCGTCAACCACGAAGAGATCAAGCTACGCAGGCAGGCGAAGGGATTCCTCGAAGTACCGGCCGATGGCTATGCGGCGGCGATCAACTTTCTGGGTGGCGATGACGGCGCGATTGCAGAAGACGACTCGGCGAAGGCCTTCCGCGAGGGTCTGCGCGGCGAGAAAGAGCTGCTGATCGTCTTTGGCTCGGAGTTCCGCGGACGGGACATTGAGGCATTGGTCAAGTTCGGCCTTGGCTTGCCCAACGTGAAGTTTGCGTGTCTCGGCGACTACGTCAACTCGCGTGGCGCGGCAGACATGGGGCTGCTGCCGGACTTTCTGCCCGGCTATGTTCCGGTCGAGGCGGGCGGCCCGTTTACCGAGGAGTACAGGAGTTCTGGATCGGGACTTTTAGCGGCTCCGGGCATGGACCTGGTTGAGATGTTCGATGCCGCTGGTCGCGGAGAACTGGCGGCCCTCTATGTTGTCGGGTCGAATCCGGTTTCTCGGTACGGGGTGGATGCGGCGGCGCTCAAGAACACTTTTCTGATCGTGCAGGACATGTTCCTGACCGAGACGGCGTTGTTGGCCGACGTGGTCTTGCCGGTCGCGAACCTCTATGAAAAATCCGGCACGGTGACCAACACCTATGGCGACCTGCAGTTGGTGAAGAAGGCGGCGGACCGGGCGGGTGTGCGCACCGACTTTGAGTTGATCGTCCGGCTGGCGGACCGGGCGGGAGTCAATCCGCGGTCCCTGGTTCCTTTTGGGAGCGGGGTTCGCGCCGATATGGGTCAATCGCGCGGAGCACAGTCGGGCGAGGCCGATCGGCATTCTGTCTGGCTGGCGGCGAACCATCTTGAACCGAAGCTGAGCCCCTTTGATCCATTCGCCATCCTCGATGAGATTCAACGGCTGGTGCCGGCTTATGCGACCTCCCGGTTGGAGCTGCTGGCGGGCAATGCGACCCATTCTGACGCGCCTCTGGTCCAGATTGAGAATGCGGGTGCGAGCGCCACGGAACGCCGGGATCTCGTTCTGCCTTCACGCGATACACTATTCACGTCGGGGACGCTTGGACGCTACAGCAACATGTTAGGCGCGGTGGTGGAATCGCATACCAGGCCTCAGGTTGCCGAGGCGGCTGACTAA